In a single window of the Osmerus eperlanus chromosome 4, fOsmEpe2.1, whole genome shotgun sequence genome:
- the renbp gene encoding N-acylglucosamine 2-epimerase isoform X1: MSTKLEQYRVRIRTELDRVVDFWLKYSHDTQYGGFFTCLGKEGKIYDELKYVWLQGRQVWMYCRLYRTMERFRKPEILEAAKSGGMFLQRFARVPSSSNPWKCAFCLTRDGKPVKVQRTIFSECFYIMAMDELSRVTEDKDMQAEAEQMMSQLIHWVRVDSSGLGRPQLPGDTPVNSMAVPMMLLCLVQQLTEERGQEVAEKYREVGDWCVKQILQHVQRGGTAILESVTTEGKELPGCQGRLQNPGHALEAGWFLFQYGGLHGDQALQQTAVDKFMEVPFLSGWDKEHGGLLYFLDVDDYCPTQLEWSMKLWWPHCEALIAYLMAYSQTKDSALLERFSAVYNYTFSHFSDPENGEWFGYLTQEGKVALDFKGGPFKGFFHVPRCLYMCEQILDRLLDEQI, from the exons ATGTCCACCAAGTTAGAACAGTATCGGGTACGGATACGTACTGAGTTGGACAGAGTGGTGGACTTCTGGTTGAAATATTCTCATGACACACAATATGG TGGATTTTTCACATGTctagggaaagagggaaagatctATGACGAACTGAAGTATGTTTGGTTGCAGGGGAGACAA GTGTGGATGTATTGTCGCCTGTACCGGACCATGGAACGATTTCGCAAGCCTGAGATCCTAGAGGCTGCCAAATCTG GAGGGATGTTTTTGCAGCGCTTCGCTCGAGTTCCCAGTAGCAGCAACCCCTGGAAGTGTGCCTTCTGCCTGACTAGGGATGGCAAGCCAGTGAAGGTACAGCGGACCATCTTCAGTGAGTGTTTCTACATCATGGCCATGGACGAGCTTAGCAGGGTCACTGAGGATAAAGACATGCAG GCAGAGGCTGAGCAGATGATGAGCCAGCTGATTCATTGGGTACGGGTAGATTCATCAGGCCTGGGGAGGCCTCAGTTGCCTGGAGACACACCTGTCAACAGCATGGCTGTTCCCATGATGCTGCTGTGCCTGGTGCAACAGCTCACAGAGGAGCggggacaggaagtggcagaAAAGTACAGGGAGGTTGGCGATTGGTGCGTGAAGCAGATACTGCAGCATGTCCAG AGAGGTGGCACAGCCATTTTGGAAAGCGTCACCACGGAAGGAAAAGAACTTCCAGGTTGCCAGGGCCGACTGCAGAACCCAG GCCATGCCCTGGAAGCAGGCTGGTTCCTGTTTCAATATGGAGGGCTTCATGGGGACCAGGCCCTACAACAGACAGCTGTGGACAAGTTCATGGAGGTTCCTTTTCTGTCCGGCTGGGATAAGGAGCACGGGGGGCTTCTCTACTTCCTGGATGTGGATGATTATTGTCCCACACAG CTGGAGTGGAGTATGAAACTGTGGTGGCCACACTGTGAGGCACTCATTGCATATTTGATGGCCTACAGCCAAACCAAAGACTCTGCCTTGTTGGAGCGATTCTCTGCGGTTTACAACTACACCTTCAGCCAT TTTTCGGATCCTGAGAATGGAGAGTGGTTTGGTTATTTGACACAAGAAGGAAAAGTTGCACTGGATTTTAAAGGAGGCCCTTTCAAAG gcTTCTTCCATGTTCCGCGATGCCTGTATATGTGTGAGCAAATCCTGGACCGGCTTCTTGATGAACAGATTTGA
- the renbp gene encoding N-acylglucosamine 2-epimerase isoform X2: protein MSTKLEQYRVRIRTELDRVVDFWLKYSHDTQYGGFFTCLGKEGKIYDELKYVWLQGRQVWMYCRLYRTMERFRKPEILEAAKSGGMFLQRFARVPSSSNPWKCAFCLTRDGKPVKAEAEQMMSQLIHWVRVDSSGLGRPQLPGDTPVNSMAVPMMLLCLVQQLTEERGQEVAEKYREVGDWCVKQILQHVQRGGTAILESVTTEGKELPGCQGRLQNPGHALEAGWFLFQYGGLHGDQALQQTAVDKFMEVPFLSGWDKEHGGLLYFLDVDDYCPTQLEWSMKLWWPHCEALIAYLMAYSQTKDSALLERFSAVYNYTFSHFSDPENGEWFGYLTQEGKVALDFKGGPFKGFFHVPRCLYMCEQILDRLLDEQI from the exons ATGTCCACCAAGTTAGAACAGTATCGGGTACGGATACGTACTGAGTTGGACAGAGTGGTGGACTTCTGGTTGAAATATTCTCATGACACACAATATGG TGGATTTTTCACATGTctagggaaagagggaaagatctATGACGAACTGAAGTATGTTTGGTTGCAGGGGAGACAA GTGTGGATGTATTGTCGCCTGTACCGGACCATGGAACGATTTCGCAAGCCTGAGATCCTAGAGGCTGCCAAATCTG GAGGGATGTTTTTGCAGCGCTTCGCTCGAGTTCCCAGTAGCAGCAACCCCTGGAAGTGTGCCTTCTGCCTGACTAGGGATGGCAAGCCAGTGAAG GCAGAGGCTGAGCAGATGATGAGCCAGCTGATTCATTGGGTACGGGTAGATTCATCAGGCCTGGGGAGGCCTCAGTTGCCTGGAGACACACCTGTCAACAGCATGGCTGTTCCCATGATGCTGCTGTGCCTGGTGCAACAGCTCACAGAGGAGCggggacaggaagtggcagaAAAGTACAGGGAGGTTGGCGATTGGTGCGTGAAGCAGATACTGCAGCATGTCCAG AGAGGTGGCACAGCCATTTTGGAAAGCGTCACCACGGAAGGAAAAGAACTTCCAGGTTGCCAGGGCCGACTGCAGAACCCAG GCCATGCCCTGGAAGCAGGCTGGTTCCTGTTTCAATATGGAGGGCTTCATGGGGACCAGGCCCTACAACAGACAGCTGTGGACAAGTTCATGGAGGTTCCTTTTCTGTCCGGCTGGGATAAGGAGCACGGGGGGCTTCTCTACTTCCTGGATGTGGATGATTATTGTCCCACACAG CTGGAGTGGAGTATGAAACTGTGGTGGCCACACTGTGAGGCACTCATTGCATATTTGATGGCCTACAGCCAAACCAAAGACTCTGCCTTGTTGGAGCGATTCTCTGCGGTTTACAACTACACCTTCAGCCAT TTTTCGGATCCTGAGAATGGAGAGTGGTTTGGTTATTTGACACAAGAAGGAAAAGTTGCACTGGATTTTAAAGGAGGCCCTTTCAAAG gcTTCTTCCATGTTCCGCGATGCCTGTATATGTGTGAGCAAATCCTGGACCGGCTTCTTGATGAACAGATTTGA